A genomic stretch from Methanomassiliicoccales archaeon includes:
- a CDS encoding helix-turn-helix transcriptional regulator, translating into MHALETSRLLTDEYSARILLATMTKPRSAFELSESLGIPIAACYRKIHSLEKAGLLICAERRLTQAGKRISLYQSRVRIAQIIFERNRIRARIEMNDGTTENYNYDFDFTALVKECIHAENS; encoded by the coding sequence ATGCATGCACTAGAAACCTCCCGCCTCTTGACCGATGAATACTCCGCAAGAATTCTTCTTGCGACGATGACGAAACCAAGGAGCGCTTTCGAGCTGAGCGAGTCCCTTGGAATCCCAATCGCCGCCTGTTACAGGAAAATTCATTCGCTCGAAAAGGCTGGCCTCTTAATTTGTGCGGAAAGGAGATTAACGCAAGCCGGAAAGAGAATCAGCCTATACCAATCGAGAGTCAGGATCGCGCAGATCATTTTCGAAAGGAACAGAATCAGAGCGAGAATTGAAATGAACGATGGTACAACAGAGAACTACAACTATGATTTCGATTTTACAGCGCTTGTAAAGGAATGCATTCATGCTGAGAATAGCTAA
- a CDS encoding DMT family transporter: MPVFRAASIGEGELTRNGAIALTFLSSMMFATSYVAIKVGVERSNPFLFEAVVIGIGGMIAILYALIRGSFTLRVFKRWEIWAAMAVGAISISLEFIGMTMTSASKGALIIGSTVVFVAPMSALLLGERLDRAGIFGITVGIVGLISLTTGWDISKLLEGEFLGDAMLIGSAASGALIWILTKKAMRHLSHDQWIFGVYSVYPLPLILFSVMTVDDFAIDLESIPVILYVGVLCTSVPSLLWAKGLTKISVTTSATIVLSESVFGTILGCLVLGETLDFSGLIGATMIFAAIYVVSRSEKLPEDVETREDSWDSRRRTASRLNI; this comes from the coding sequence ATGCCGGTCTTCAGAGCCGCATCGATAGGAGAAGGGGAGTTGACGAGGAATGGCGCTATCGCTTTGACATTCCTCTCGAGCATGATGTTCGCGACCTCCTACGTCGCGATCAAGGTTGGCGTTGAGAGGAGCAACCCCTTCCTCTTCGAAGCCGTCGTCATCGGGATAGGCGGCATGATCGCAATCCTCTACGCCTTGATTAGGGGATCCTTTACCCTTCGAGTCTTCAAGCGCTGGGAGATCTGGGCAGCGATGGCTGTCGGTGCAATCTCGATTTCCCTTGAATTCATCGGTATGACGATGACGAGCGCGTCCAAAGGAGCGCTGATCATCGGCAGCACTGTTGTCTTTGTAGCTCCAATGTCCGCACTCCTGCTCGGCGAGCGGCTCGACCGCGCTGGCATTTTTGGCATCACCGTCGGGATCGTCGGGCTTATCTCCCTGACAACTGGCTGGGATATCTCGAAACTCCTTGAGGGCGAGTTCCTCGGCGATGCGATGCTCATCGGTTCGGCGGCTTCAGGTGCGCTGATTTGGATTTTGACGAAGAAAGCGATGCGACACCTCAGCCACGATCAGTGGATTTTCGGCGTTTACAGCGTCTATCCACTACCGCTGATCCTGTTCTCAGTCATGACAGTTGATGACTTCGCCATCGATCTCGAATCGATACCGGTGATTCTTTATGTCGGCGTCCTCTGTACCTCCGTACCTTCATTGCTCTGGGCCAAGGGACTGACGAAAATCAGCGTGACAACGTCGGCGACCATCGTTCTTTCGGAATCTGTCTTCGGCACGATCCTCGGATGCCTTGTGCTCGGCGAGACGCTTGACTTTTCAGGACTGATCGGGGCGACGATGATCTTCGCAGCGATCTACGTTGTTTCAAGAAGCGAGAAATTGCCCGAAGACGTTGAGACAAGAGAGGATTCCTGGGATTCAAGGCGGAGAACTGCGAGTCGACTGAACATCTAA
- a CDS encoding phosphatase PAP2 family protein, with product MSFAIRKFYKEREGCILFILLISMIGLFLALLLSENAFAWDHETFLKINALWDPSFETICRIFAEMGSFFFWFIVIFILWLIGKREMAIYLLIAILIHIAVGGTLKYVVDRPRPFEILENVHTVYQPADPSFPSGHTEGSFAAATVLGRKSSKLILPLSFFAIIVGFGRIYYGVHWPLDVIGGAVIGIFIGLIASTFKIDFLKEKMESGWKRFISSFSFKK from the coding sequence ATGAGCTTTGCGATAAGAAAATTTTACAAAGAAAGGGAGGGCTGTATCCTCTTCATTCTTCTTATTTCAATGATCGGACTCTTTCTCGCTTTGCTTCTCAGTGAGAATGCATTCGCGTGGGATCACGAAACTTTCTTGAAAATCAACGCACTCTGGGATCCTTCATTTGAAACGATCTGCAGGATCTTCGCCGAAATGGGCTCATTCTTCTTCTGGTTCATCGTCATCTTCATCCTCTGGCTTATCGGAAAAAGGGAGATGGCGATTTACCTGCTCATTGCGATCCTCATCCACATCGCCGTTGGCGGCACGCTGAAATATGTCGTTGACAGGCCGAGGCCGTTCGAAATCCTCGAGAATGTTCACACGGTCTACCAGCCAGCCGACCCTTCGTTTCCGTCCGGCCACACCGAAGGGAGCTTCGCGGCGGCTACCGTCCTCGGCAGAAAATCTTCCAAACTGATTCTGCCGCTTAGCTTCTTCGCAATCATAGTCGGTTTCGGCAGAATTTACTATGGCGTTCACTGGCCGCTCGATGTCATCGGCGGCGCGGTCATCGGCATTTTCATAGGATTGATTGCCTCAACGTTCAAGATTGATTTCCTGAAAGAAAAAATGGAATCGGGATGGAAGCGTTTCATCTCTTCCTTTTCCTTTAAGAAATAA
- a CDS encoding universal stress protein: MFEKILLPIDFSQQSIMMLDCVAELRQFGAETVIIVHVLPPKGRLSENQRKTAEELVNKLKERGFEAMFKVVHGNPVDEILALAEKEEVTLIVMASSGKGRAQEFFVGSTSFGVVRRTSKPMLIDKFEVIEKDGSKKIKPACTMLFRTALVPIDFSRCTYTVIDVLHHLAKRGLRKIVLFHVIESTKYSVSSDKRFDEVKKRLEELESDLSSAGFEVITHVHFGTPAYNILEATREFDASLIIIGASGKSFLKGLALGSTSEEVIRKASVPLLVVRC; encoded by the coding sequence ATGTTCGAGAAGATCCTTCTTCCCATCGATTTTTCTCAGCAGTCGATCATGATGCTTGATTGTGTCGCAGAGTTGCGTCAGTTTGGTGCGGAGACTGTGATCATCGTTCATGTGCTACCGCCGAAAGGCAGGCTGTCCGAGAATCAAAGGAAGACGGCGGAGGAGCTCGTCAACAAGCTGAAGGAGAGGGGTTTCGAAGCGATGTTCAAGGTCGTCCATGGAAACCCGGTCGACGAGATCCTGGCGCTCGCTGAAAAGGAAGAAGTGACGCTCATCGTCATGGCCTCGAGTGGCAAGGGGAGGGCACAGGAGTTTTTTGTCGGCAGCACTTCCTTCGGTGTCGTCAGAAGGACGAGTAAGCCGATGCTCATCGATAAATTCGAGGTCATCGAAAAGGATGGGAGTAAGAAGATCAAGCCAGCGTGTACGATGCTCTTCCGCACCGCGTTAGTTCCAATTGATTTTTCGAGGTGCACTTACACGGTCATCGACGTTCTTCATCATCTGGCCAAGCGAGGTCTCAGGAAAATTGTCCTCTTTCATGTCATCGAATCGACGAAATACAGCGTCTCCTCGGACAAGCGGTTCGATGAAGTCAAAAAGCGGCTCGAGGAACTCGAAAGTGATTTGTCGAGCGCTGGCTTCGAAGTCATCACGCATGTTCATTTTGGTACCCCCGCCTACAACATTCTCGAAGCGACCAGGGAATTCGACGCCTCGCTCATTATCATCGGTGCGAGTGGCAAGAGTTTCTTGAAAGGCCTCGCGCTCGGCAGCACTTCTGAAGAGGTCATCAGGAAGGCGAGCGTGCCGCTTCTCGTCGTAAGGTGCTGA
- a CDS encoding glycosyltransferase family 4 protein yields MRKKVLFVRPKASRFTEIDRRIFEKYYETETIDFGFLKEDPLKFLINHLRVIDGVISSDIVVIWFADFHALSAILFSKISGKKTVLIVGGYEVARIPELGYGGALNFKRRLITKFVVKNSTKVIAVSAFSKSEILKCFPSAQPEVIYNCVDTDFFVPALRKENIVLTVSVARDRNVALKGIATFVSAASLVKEAKFVIVGFTEGELRGQMNEPLPGNVECTGYLDGQSLLEWYQRAKVYCQLSRYESFGVALAEAMSCCCVPVVTREGALPEVVGDTGFYVPYGDVEATASAIREALQSDKGRLARQRVIEKFSVVEREKKLLGLIDATLDEH; encoded by the coding sequence ATGAGAAAGAAAGTTTTGTTTGTCAGGCCGAAAGCCAGCAGGTTCACCGAAATCGACCGTCGGATTTTCGAAAAGTATTATGAGACGGAGACGATCGATTTCGGATTTTTGAAAGAGGATCCTTTGAAATTTCTCATCAATCATTTGCGCGTCATTGACGGCGTGATTTCATCAGACATCGTAGTGATTTGGTTTGCAGACTTCCATGCGCTCTCCGCGATTTTGTTCTCTAAAATCTCAGGAAAGAAGACGGTTCTCATCGTTGGTGGATATGAAGTCGCGAGGATTCCTGAGCTGGGATACGGAGGGGCGTTAAATTTCAAAAGAAGGCTCATCACAAAATTCGTCGTGAAGAACTCGACGAAAGTCATTGCCGTGTCGGCTTTCAGCAAATCGGAGATCTTGAAATGTTTTCCGTCTGCTCAGCCTGAAGTCATTTATAATTGCGTCGACACCGATTTTTTCGTGCCCGCTCTAAGAAAGGAAAATATTGTACTGACAGTCTCTGTCGCGAGGGATCGGAACGTCGCTCTCAAGGGGATTGCGACGTTCGTCTCGGCAGCAAGTCTCGTCAAAGAGGCGAAGTTCGTAATTGTTGGCTTTACGGAGGGTGAATTGAGGGGTCAGATGAATGAGCCTTTGCCAGGAAATGTCGAGTGCACGGGTTATCTCGATGGGCAATCGCTCTTGGAATGGTATCAGCGGGCAAAGGTTTACTGCCAGCTTTCACGATATGAATCATTTGGCGTCGCGCTGGCAGAAGCGATGAGCTGCTGCTGTGTACCCGTTGTCACGAGAGAGGGCGCATTGCCGGAGGTTGTTGGCGACACGGGATTTTATGTGCCCTACGGTGATGTTGAAGCGACGGCGAGTGCGATCAGGGAAGCGCTTCAATCAGATAAGGGAAGGTTGGCGCGCCAAAGGGTCATCGAGAAATTCAGCGTTGTGGAGAGGGAAAAGAAGCTTTTGGGATTAATCGATGCGACGCTTGATGAGCACTGA
- a CDS encoding DUF1616 domain-containing protein, whose translation MRADLAKHWDLITIVILTLILVPIIYLLPDNPMRIVIGLPFILFFPGYALIATLFPEKKSIDIVERIALSFGLSIAVTPLIGLGLNYTPFGIRLDPILASIGAFNIIFSAIAFYRRKRAEDPFLPIQLPPILDAIKINFRQGNKIDRALNIILVISIAASLVALVYVIAVPKQGEKFTEFYILGPDGKAHNYPTNLTVGENATLIIGIANHEYREVNYAVEIWLVDSSFVNNTTIINHMYFFDSFSVTLAHMPVNLEGNWTPQWELRYNFSLGIPGQYKMWFLLFKDQMPFEGIRYQDYVNSGMESKILDAVEGKILSLNLSMNVKE comes from the coding sequence ATGAGGGCCGATCTCGCAAAACACTGGGATTTGATAACGATCGTCATCCTCACGCTGATCCTTGTCCCAATCATTTACCTTCTGCCGGACAATCCCATGAGAATCGTCATCGGCCTCCCCTTCATCCTCTTCTTCCCCGGCTACGCGCTCATCGCCACTCTTTTTCCAGAGAAGAAGAGTATCGATATCGTTGAGAGAATCGCTTTGTCCTTCGGGCTGAGCATCGCCGTCACGCCGCTCATCGGGCTCGGTCTGAATTACACGCCCTTCGGGATCCGGCTCGATCCGATTCTCGCGAGCATCGGAGCCTTCAACATCATCTTCTCCGCCATCGCTTTTTATCGAAGGAAAAGAGCGGAAGATCCATTTCTACCAATTCAGCTGCCCCCGATCCTCGATGCCATTAAAATCAATTTCAGGCAAGGGAATAAAATCGATCGAGCCCTCAACATCATCCTCGTCATTTCGATCGCGGCGAGCCTTGTCGCCTTGGTTTATGTGATCGCCGTGCCGAAGCAGGGGGAGAAGTTCACCGAGTTCTACATCCTCGGTCCCGACGGCAAGGCGCACAACTATCCGACGAATCTGACCGTCGGGGAGAACGCGACGCTCATCATTGGCATTGCGAATCACGAGTACCGCGAAGTCAATTACGCTGTCGAGATCTGGCTCGTCGACTCGAGCTTCGTCAACAACACAACGATCATCAACCACATGTACTTCTTCGATTCTTTCTCCGTCACACTCGCGCACATGCCAGTCAATCTTGAAGGCAACTGGACGCCACAGTGGGAACTGCGTTACAACTTTTCTCTTGGAATCCCAGGGCAATACAAAATGTGGTTCCTCCTTTTCAAAGATCAGATGCCTTTCGAAGGCATCAGATATCAGGACTATGTGAACAGTGGCATGGAATCGAAAATCCTCGATGCCGTCGAAGGTAAAATTCTTTCACTCAATCTCTCGATGAATGTGAAGGAATGA
- a CDS encoding CPBP family intramembrane metalloprotease, translating to MREKVFLFVPVVLITLAESFFFFRNLETTLEIHGINLFFCIFFPLFAKKDASLFQPFSLISVLRILNIGMPVFWPLTIYWLPFIYGAAILAAYFVVKREERIRLSERIKGIAEAFHSRKKKYPVYLCAGVAIGLVLANAEFSVLKAESLIPSLNLFNLFVLAVVMVFFVGFGEELIFRYILQTRLQREIGNYSGIFLASFLFMTMHSGYSSIPYLVFVFFVGLILGYAFYRTRSLFFVTIIHGSINFFLFSFIPHGYLTFF from the coding sequence ATGCGAGAGAAGGTCTTTCTTTTTGTCCCGGTCGTTCTCATCACGCTCGCAGAGTCATTTTTCTTTTTCAGGAACCTCGAGACGACGCTCGAAATACACGGGATCAACCTTTTCTTCTGCATCTTCTTCCCGCTTTTTGCAAAAAAGGACGCCTCACTTTTCCAGCCTTTTTCTCTTATCTCAGTACTGAGAATCCTCAACATCGGCATGCCTGTCTTCTGGCCGTTGACGATTTACTGGCTCCCGTTCATTTACGGGGCGGCGATCCTCGCCGCGTATTTCGTTGTGAAAAGGGAAGAAAGGATCAGATTGAGCGAAAGAATCAAAGGGATCGCGGAGGCGTTTCACTCGCGTAAGAAGAAATATCCAGTTTATCTCTGTGCTGGTGTGGCCATCGGCCTCGTCCTCGCGAACGCCGAGTTTTCAGTTCTGAAGGCCGAGAGTCTTATTCCTTCGCTTAATCTTTTCAATCTTTTCGTCCTCGCGGTCGTCATGGTCTTTTTCGTCGGTTTTGGCGAGGAATTGATCTTCCGCTATATCCTTCAAACGAGGCTGCAGCGGGAAATCGGGAATTATTCAGGTATCTTTCTCGCCTCCTTCCTCTTCATGACGATGCACTCCGGCTATTCTTCAATTCCGTACCTCGTCTTCGTTTTCTTTGTCGGCCTTATCTTGGGGTACGCTTTTTATAGGACGCGGAGCCTTTTCTTTGTCACAATCATCCATGGCTCGATCAACTTCTTTCTCTTCTCTTTCATCCCCCACGGCTATCTTACCTTCTTCTGA
- a CDS encoding cobalamin B12-binding domain-containing protein encodes MKICLISPPYNSAVKSVLGVTSPPLGLAYLASMVRNNHEVKIIDANVLNYTMDDVKREIKNFSPDVVGITAVTPSIFQAYEVAKAAKEIDENLFVVMGGPHVSFLPVQTLEECKAVDLVVKGEGERTFAAVIETIEKGKSLDSVKGIAFRKGEKIIEHEMAEIIENIDEIPFPSRDLLPIDKYEFNGQRYTAMLTSRGCPFRCSFCVSSRLFGGYWRGRSPENVLAELKSVYEDFGIRNIEFVDDTFSLNRRRAEAICEGMIREKLDVVWGASARVDTLSPSLLEKMKKAGCWIIYLGIESGSQKVLDAIGKRITLQKAERAVEMINEAGIQVLGSFIIGFPQDDEKTIRETIRFAKKLNLDYAQFSILTPYPGTPIYDDSIAQNTLLVRDWSKYTALDPIVKIASVSQKKLSLFIQKAYLSFYLRPKVIMKWLVNKQLPLIRSAISGAFDYLKNAGAISSVTHSS; translated from the coding sequence ATGAAAATCTGCCTCATCTCGCCACCATACAATTCCGCCGTCAAGTCGGTCCTCGGCGTCACCTCGCCACCTCTCGGTCTTGCCTATCTTGCCTCGATGGTAAGAAATAATCACGAAGTCAAGATCATCGACGCGAACGTCCTCAATTACACGATGGACGATGTGAAACGCGAGATCAAGAATTTTTCACCGGATGTCGTCGGGATCACTGCCGTCACCCCTTCGATCTTCCAGGCTTACGAAGTCGCGAAAGCGGCGAAAGAAATCGACGAAAATTTATTCGTCGTTATGGGCGGTCCTCATGTGAGCTTTCTGCCGGTGCAAACGCTTGAGGAATGCAAAGCGGTGGATCTCGTCGTCAAGGGCGAGGGGGAAAGAACGTTTGCCGCTGTGATTGAAACGATTGAGAAGGGAAAATCGCTCGATTCGGTGAAGGGAATCGCGTTCAGAAAGGGAGAAAAGATTATCGAACACGAGATGGCGGAGATCATCGAGAACATCGACGAAATCCCTTTTCCCAGCAGAGATCTTCTGCCGATCGATAAATACGAGTTCAACGGTCAAAGGTACACGGCGATGCTGACGAGCAGGGGTTGCCCCTTTCGCTGCTCTTTCTGCGTCTCCTCCCGTCTTTTCGGCGGATATTGGAGGGGGCGCAGCCCAGAAAATGTTCTTGCTGAATTGAAATCAGTTTACGAGGATTTCGGGATCAGGAATATCGAGTTCGTCGACGACACCTTTTCTTTGAATCGAAGAAGGGCGGAGGCGATCTGCGAAGGGATGATCAGAGAAAAATTGGATGTTGTCTGGGGTGCTTCAGCAAGGGTCGACACGCTTTCCCCCTCCCTCCTCGAGAAAATGAAGAAGGCGGGGTGCTGGATTATCTACCTTGGAATCGAATCGGGATCGCAGAAAGTCCTCGATGCGATCGGGAAAAGGATCACCCTCCAAAAGGCGGAAAGGGCGGTCGAGATGATCAACGAGGCGGGAATTCAAGTCTTAGGGTCGTTCATCATCGGCTTTCCTCAGGATGATGAAAAAACGATCAGGGAAACGATCCGATTCGCGAAAAAATTGAATCTCGACTACGCGCAATTCTCGATCCTCACTCCTTACCCAGGAACGCCGATTTACGATGATTCGATCGCCCAGAACACCCTCCTTGTCAGGGACTGGTCGAAGTACACGGCACTCGATCCGATCGTGAAAATTGCCTCGGTGTCGCAGAAAAAGCTGAGCCTTTTCATTCAGAAGGCGTATCTCAGTTTTTATCTGAGGCCAAAAGTCATCATGAAATGGCTGGTCAACAAACAACTCCCTCTCATCAGAAGCGCGATCAGTGGCGCCTTCGATTATTTGAAAAACGCTGGAGCGATTTCCTCGGTCACGCACTCTTCTTGA
- a CDS encoding DUF3303 family protein yields MQIACLFFGLLLFGELKGGENVVKYVVFWKINPAISPETIAKVAASLMQSGAYPVKGSQVLGWYMCPGGKGVSILEHKGDEGDVAYRNWLLWAEKLPGIFTEFEIMPAVTALEAVQIVLSKEKK; encoded by the coding sequence TTGCAGATAGCCTGCCTTTTTTTTGGTTTGCTGCTTTTTGGCGAATTAAAAGGGGGTGAGAATGTAGTCAAATACGTCGTATTCTGGAAGATCAACCCTGCCATCAGCCCTGAGACGATCGCAAAGGTTGCCGCCTCGCTCATGCAAAGCGGTGCCTACCCCGTCAAGGGATCTCAGGTCCTCGGCTGGTACATGTGTCCTGGTGGCAAGGGTGTATCGATCCTCGAGCACAAGGGTGACGAGGGTGATGTCGCTTACAGGAACTGGCTCCTGTGGGCTGAGAAGTTGCCCGGGATCTTCACGGAATTCGAAATCATGCCGGCCGTGACCGCGCTCGAGGCCGTGCAAATCGTTCTCTCGAAAGAGAAAAAATAA
- a CDS encoding dihydrodipicolinate synthase family protein produces the protein MVRLWIPVSSGRSAKGVLTLVPTAFKKNYELDLEALREHVRYLVEHKVNAVIPAGSTGEFSSMSEEEIKKVISATVDEANGKTMVVAGTAHSGTHETIKMTKYAEDVGCDAAMIVTPYYFKEVEEGLFQHFKMIGDAVDIAIMPYNNPWVSGMTYSYRLVERFAKEIPNITALKDVTGNSAYVLELLRRVGDRIAILPYAETEHTMLCYLLGCPGTISLLSNIAPKESIDFWRAAYVEKDAKKAMAILEKFEPFNRLMNRLIFEKGIPAYLHTIKHALTLLKRPCGLPMRPPAQPLNDKEVDELRKALGKMGFM, from the coding sequence ATGGTGAGATTATGGATCCCGGTAAGTTCAGGGAGAAGTGCAAAGGGGGTGCTCACCTTGGTTCCAACAGCCTTTAAGAAGAATTACGAGCTCGATCTTGAAGCGCTGAGGGAGCATGTGAGGTACCTCGTCGAGCACAAGGTCAACGCGGTGATTCCCGCTGGAAGTACCGGGGAGTTCTCGTCGATGAGCGAGGAGGAGATCAAGAAGGTTATATCGGCGACCGTGGATGAGGCGAACGGGAAGACGATGGTCGTCGCGGGCACGGCCCACAGCGGGACGCATGAAACAATAAAGATGACGAAATACGCGGAGGACGTGGGATGCGATGCGGCGATGATTGTGACGCCCTATTATTTCAAAGAGGTCGAGGAAGGTCTGTTCCAGCATTTTAAGATGATTGGTGACGCGGTGGACATCGCGATCATGCCATATAACAACCCTTGGGTGAGTGGCATGACTTATAGCTACCGCCTCGTCGAAAGATTTGCGAAAGAAATCCCAAACATCACGGCGCTGAAGGATGTCACGGGGAATTCGGCGTATGTACTTGAGTTATTGAGGCGGGTGGGTGATCGCATCGCCATCCTGCCTTACGCGGAGACGGAGCACACGATGCTCTGTTATCTCCTCGGATGCCCCGGCACGATTTCCCTTCTCTCCAACATCGCGCCGAAGGAGTCGATCGATTTCTGGCGGGCGGCGTATGTTGAGAAGGATGCGAAGAAGGCCATGGCGATCCTCGAGAAATTCGAGCCTTTCAACCGCCTCATGAACCGTCTTATTTTTGAGAAAGGCATTCCGGCATATCTCCACACGATCAAGCACGCCCTCACCCTGCTGAAGAGGCCGTGCGGACTGCCGATGAGACCGCCGGCACAGCCGCTGAATGACAAAGAGGTGGATGAGCTGAGGAAAGCGCTCGGGAAGATGGGATTCATGTGA
- a CDS encoding response regulator: MHLSGSGKILLVEDSDEILELMAMMLSNGRQILKARNGAEAVYEYRTHKPDLVFMDIVMPVLDGIEATREIVKFNPEAKIIGVTAYYTSKSKEMLDAGAREVIRKPFTVKQLIEIVKKYMPNDTDSGCKGS; the protein is encoded by the coding sequence ATGCACTTGAGCGGCAGTGGCAAAATTCTTCTCGTTGAGGATAGCGATGAGATCCTCGAGCTCATGGCTATGATGCTTTCAAACGGTCGCCAGATACTGAAAGCGAGGAACGGTGCGGAAGCGGTTTATGAGTACAGGACTCACAAGCCCGATCTTGTCTTCATGGACATCGTCATGCCCGTCCTCGACGGCATCGAAGCGACGAGGGAGATCGTCAAGTTCAATCCAGAGGCAAAGATCATCGGGGTGACGGCCTATTACACATCGAAGAGCAAGGAAATGCTCGATGCTGGTGCGCGCGAGGTGATCAGGAAACCGTTCACCGTGAAGCAGCTCATTGAAATCGTTAAGAAATACATGCCCAATGACACAGACTCGGGATGTAAAGGAAGTTGA